In the genome of Phreatobacter oligotrophus, one region contains:
- a CDS encoding efflux RND transporter permease subunit — MIARILEFSVRQRWLVVFLTLLASAVGAWSLLRLPIDAVPDVTNNQVQINLIAPALTPVEVEKQATFLIESALAGTPGLEATRSFSRNGFAQITAVFSDKVDVYFARQQVSERLTEAKQNLPPGVEVRMGPISTGLGEIYWWAVEYVPPAETTVVAGKPGWQPDGTYLTPEGQRLVDEFQRTVYLRTVQDWIIRPQMRAVPGVAGADAVGGYVKQYHVRPDPSRLIGLGISFSDIATAIEANNVSRGANYVERNGEGVIVRASGRVENMAEIGEIVVTTRNGIPVRVRDIAEVVIGREIRTGSASVNGHEAVLGTALMLVGGNSRTVAAAADARMQQINRNLPPGIRARTVLSRTELVDATIATVSKNLAEGAFLVIVVLFLLLGNIRAAVITALIIPVSMLLTATGMIQAKMSANLMSLGALDFGLIVDGAVIITENSLRHLAERQHEKGRILNLEERLDTVVASAKEMIRPSVFGQAIIIMVYLPLLTFTGVEGKTFQPMALTVIIALVAAFCLSLTLVPALIAIAITGKVSEVENPAIRWVKVAYRPLLSSAIAGPVKFVLPALVLVGLSAALFGKLGQEFTPTLDERNIVMEARRIPSTALAQSDSMQRDVERIISGFAEVSFVFSRTGTPELAADPMPPNASDAYIILKPHSQWPDPSMTKEELIKKIETAVSQLIGTNFGFSQPIQMRFNELIAGVRDDLAVKVFGEEFEPMLRAANQIAAILRETPGAADVKVEEVTGLPFLEIRIDRTALARRNLSMAAVQETIGAAVGGREAGLVFEGDRRFPIIVRLADALRGDIDVLENLPIPLPNTGQAGSVASIPLREIARFNLTEGPNQVSRENGKRRVVVTANVRGRDIGSLVDEAQRRIDREVAFTPGYYASWGGQFENLEAARQRLMVVVPACFLMIFLLLFTALGSSREALLVFSAVPLALTGGIVALWLRGMPFSVSAAVGFIALSGIAVLNSLVMLSYIAQLRRDGHSVQTAIEMGAMTRLRPVIMTALVASLGFMPMAVATGTGAEVQRPLATVVIGGLISATLLTLLVLPALYARFSVSKLRSTS; from the coding sequence ATGATCGCGCGCATCCTGGAATTCTCCGTTCGTCAGCGCTGGCTGGTGGTCTTTCTGACGCTTCTGGCTTCGGCCGTGGGGGCATGGTCCCTCCTGCGATTGCCGATCGATGCCGTGCCGGACGTCACCAACAACCAGGTTCAGATCAACCTCATCGCACCAGCCCTAACGCCTGTGGAGGTGGAAAAGCAGGCTACATTCCTAATCGAATCGGCGCTCGCTGGAACTCCTGGACTGGAAGCGACCCGCTCGTTTTCCCGCAATGGGTTTGCGCAGATCACGGCGGTCTTCTCTGACAAGGTGGATGTTTATTTTGCCCGGCAGCAGGTCAGTGAAAGGCTGACAGAAGCCAAGCAAAATTTGCCACCAGGCGTCGAAGTCCGAATGGGCCCCATTTCGACCGGACTGGGTGAAATCTATTGGTGGGCGGTGGAATATGTGCCCCCAGCAGAAACAACGGTTGTTGCCGGCAAGCCGGGCTGGCAACCCGACGGCACTTATCTGACCCCCGAAGGACAGCGGCTGGTCGATGAGTTTCAGCGCACCGTCTATCTGCGCACGGTGCAGGACTGGATCATCCGTCCCCAGATGCGTGCGGTTCCTGGCGTCGCCGGGGCGGATGCGGTTGGTGGTTACGTCAAGCAGTACCATGTCAGACCCGATCCCTCGCGGCTGATCGGACTTGGTATTTCATTCTCCGATATCGCCACTGCGATCGAGGCCAACAATGTGAGCCGCGGCGCGAACTATGTTGAGCGAAACGGGGAAGGCGTCATCGTTCGTGCCAGCGGGCGCGTGGAAAATATGGCCGAGATCGGTGAGATCGTCGTGACCACCCGCAATGGGATCCCCGTTCGGGTACGCGACATCGCCGAGGTGGTCATTGGTCGGGAGATTCGGACGGGCAGCGCCAGCGTCAATGGCCATGAAGCCGTGCTGGGGACAGCTCTCATGCTTGTCGGTGGCAACAGTCGCACTGTCGCTGCCGCAGCAGATGCGCGAATGCAGCAGATCAATCGCAATCTTCCCCCGGGGATCCGCGCACGCACCGTCCTGAGCCGAACAGAGCTCGTCGATGCGACGATCGCGACGGTCTCAAAGAATCTGGCCGAAGGTGCCTTCCTTGTGATCGTCGTCTTGTTCCTGCTCTTGGGGAACATCAGGGCTGCTGTCATTACGGCACTGATCATACCAGTGTCGATGCTGCTCACAGCAACAGGCATGATCCAGGCGAAAATGAGTGCCAACCTCATGAGCCTCGGTGCCCTGGATTTCGGTCTGATCGTCGATGGCGCCGTGATCATCACCGAAAACAGTTTGCGCCACCTGGCCGAGCGGCAGCATGAGAAAGGGCGGATACTCAATCTCGAGGAACGGCTTGATACGGTGGTGGCCTCAGCCAAGGAGATGATCCGCCCATCTGTGTTTGGGCAAGCGATCATCATCATGGTCTATTTGCCGCTTCTGACCTTCACGGGCGTCGAGGGCAAAACGTTCCAGCCGATGGCGCTGACCGTCATCATTGCACTCGTTGCCGCCTTCTGCTTGTCGCTCACGCTCGTCCCCGCGCTGATTGCTATCGCGATTACGGGGAAAGTCAGCGAAGTCGAAAATCCAGCGATACGGTGGGTGAAAGTCGCCTATCGACCACTGCTGTCATCTGCAATTGCCGGACCGGTGAAGTTCGTCCTGCCTGCCCTTGTTCTGGTCGGCTTGAGCGCGGCGTTGTTCGGCAAACTTGGCCAGGAATTCACGCCAACCCTGGACGAGCGCAATATCGTGATGGAAGCGCGGCGCATACCGAGCACGGCGCTTGCGCAATCCGATAGCATGCAGCGCGATGTCGAACGCATCATCAGCGGCTTTGCCGAGGTGTCATTCGTGTTTTCTCGGACCGGAACACCGGAACTTGCCGCCGATCCGATGCCACCCAACGCCTCCGATGCATACATCATCCTCAAGCCACACTCTCAGTGGCCCGATCCGAGCATGACAAAGGAAGAGCTGATCAAGAAGATCGAGACTGCTGTTTCTCAGCTTATCGGAACCAATTTTGGCTTCTCTCAGCCAATCCAGATGCGGTTCAACGAACTGATTGCAGGCGTGCGCGACGATCTGGCTGTCAAGGTCTTCGGCGAAGAGTTTGAACCCATGCTTCGTGCGGCCAACCAGATCGCTGCGATTCTCCGGGAGACACCCGGAGCAGCAGACGTGAAAGTCGAGGAGGTTACCGGCCTGCCGTTCCTCGAGATCAGAATCGACAGGACCGCTCTTGCGCGTCGCAATCTGTCTATGGCTGCAGTCCAGGAGACAATTGGAGCCGCAGTAGGAGGTCGTGAGGCGGGTCTTGTCTTTGAGGGAGACCGTCGGTTCCCGATCATCGTTCGGCTGGCCGACGCCTTGAGAGGCGATATCGACGTTCTTGAGAACCTGCCCATTCCCCTCCCGAACACAGGGCAGGCCGGCAGTGTCGCCTCCATTCCGCTCCGCGAGATCGCCCGTTTCAACCTCACGGAGGGCCCGAACCAGGTCTCGAGGGAAAATGGGAAGCGGCGCGTTGTCGTGACCGCCAATGTCCGCGGACGCGACATCGGCTCTTTGGTCGATGAAGCCCAACGCCGGATCGACCGGGAGGTCGCTTTCACACCCGGCTACTACGCGAGTTGGGGAGGTCAGTTCGAAAACCTGGAGGCTGCGAGACAGCGCCTCATGGTTGTTGTTCCCGCATGCTTTTTGATGATCTTTTTGTTGCTCTTCACCGCACTCGGGTCATCACGCGAAGCACTCCTTGTGTTCAGTGCCGTACCGCTTGCGCTCACTGGCGGCATTGTCGCCCTGTGGCTTCGGGGCATGCCTTTCTCGGTGTCTGCCGCGGTTGGCTTTATCGCATTGTCCGGGATCGCCGTCCTGAACAGCCTGGTCATGCTCAGTTACATCGCGCAATTGAGGCGCGATGGGCATTCCGTGCAAACCGCAATTGAGATGGGCGCCATGACTCGTCTTCGACCTGTGATCATGACGGCCCTCGTCGCCTCTCTGGGCTTTATGCCCATGGCGGTAGCGACCGGCACTGGAGCCGAAGTGCAGCGGCCGCTCGCAACGGTGGTTATAGGCGGGCTTATCAGCGCAACGCTGCTGACGCTTCTTGTATTGCCTGCACTATACGCGCGGTTCTCGGTTTCGAAGTTGCGTTCCACTTCGTAA
- a CDS encoding carbohydrate porin codes for MPEDIRLNAQLTEFIQGYPSFRAAYNGQNSLPAGGQVRQTTSITAFIGARLPWAGGEFYFNPEYFQGFGLGETLGIAGFPNGDAQKAGNRVGVLSVARAFVRQTFALGSETEWRPGDFNQLAGYVPTGRVVVTVGKFAALDMFQTSSYAGDTRRQFWNWSIWSSAAWDFAADVRGYTQGVAIEVIPNPSLAIRYGALLLPSQPNGGQLPLRLNNLNHIVELAYQHRWFGRPGAIKPFAFYSLGNMGKFEQALSISGLGTLDPDAALATTRRYGNRKWGYGILIDQEFANNVGVFLRASWSDGRTETFAFTQIDRSVSVGFSFKGELWNRPGHAVGIAVAQNDLSRYHRNFLAAGGTGVIVGDGALRYGSEKLLEAYYELPVYRDNVFMAANYQLMQNPGYNQDRGGPVHVLGMRIHARY; via the coding sequence ATGCCTGAGGACATCAGGCTCAATGCACAGCTGACGGAATTCATCCAAGGGTACCCGAGTTTCAGGGCGGCCTACAACGGGCAAAACAGCCTCCCGGCGGGCGGACAAGTCCGCCAGACGACCAGCATCACGGCGTTTATTGGAGCTCGCCTGCCTTGGGCCGGTGGCGAGTTTTATTTCAACCCAGAATATTTCCAGGGCTTCGGCTTGGGTGAGACTCTCGGTATTGCTGGCTTCCCAAATGGGGATGCACAGAAGGCCGGCAACCGCGTCGGCGTCCTATCCGTCGCCCGGGCCTTCGTTAGGCAGACCTTCGCGCTTGGCTCGGAAACGGAATGGCGGCCTGGTGACTTCAATCAACTCGCGGGCTATGTGCCCACAGGGCGAGTAGTGGTGACTGTCGGCAAATTTGCAGCCTTGGACATGTTTCAGACCAGTTCATACGCCGGCGACACGCGCCGTCAGTTCTGGAACTGGTCTATCTGGTCGTCCGCGGCCTGGGATTTTGCGGCCGACGTAAGAGGCTACACTCAGGGGGTGGCCATTGAGGTCATCCCTAACCCTTCGCTCGCCATACGCTACGGTGCCCTCCTGCTGCCATCGCAGCCGAATGGCGGGCAGCTGCCTTTGCGACTTAACAACCTCAATCACATTGTCGAGTTGGCCTACCAGCACCGCTGGTTCGGTCGTCCGGGGGCCATCAAGCCCTTCGCCTTCTACTCTCTCGGTAACATGGGCAAATTCGAGCAGGCGCTTAGCATCAGCGGGCTCGGCACTCTCGACCCAGACGCGGCGCTGGCGACGACCAGGCGCTACGGCAATCGTAAGTGGGGTTACGGGATCCTCATTGATCAGGAGTTTGCCAACAACGTCGGTGTATTCCTCAGAGCGAGTTGGAGTGATGGCCGGACCGAGACGTTCGCGTTTACTCAGATCGATCGTTCGGTTTCGGTCGGATTTTCCTTCAAGGGCGAATTGTGGAACCGGCCAGGCCACGCGGTAGGCATTGCTGTGGCGCAGAACGATCTATCCCGCTACCATCGCAACTTCCTCGCTGCTGGGGGGACGGGGGTAATCGTCGGCGATGGGGCGCTTCGCTACGGCTCGGAGAAGCTGCTGGAAGCCTATTACGAACTACCGGTGTATCGGGACAACGTCTTCATGGCTGCCAACTATCAGCTGATGCAAAATCCTGGTTATAACCAAGATCGGGGCGGCCCCGTCCATGTCTTGGGCATGCGCATACATGCGCGGTATTAG
- a CDS encoding efflux RND transporter periplasmic adaptor subunit — translation MPPAEPVAGTQPQRQVEAGPDRQETNILKLSDERIALARIPTAPARAEQLQRHISVTGTIVPAGDRITRVPVKVAGTISELRKRLGDTVQRGEVVAVIDSREIADVRSEFLASGVNLTLQRLAYERTQSLWERRVTAEQQYIQARATYQEAQLRHDLARQKLLALGLDPNDVSVPAPGDVATESVSRLRQYPVLALAGGRVVERRVDVGASVGQQNDPTEIYTIADLSTVWIELAVSLPDLPQLRSGQRVAAIATMGSAAGQQEGKIAFVSPLLDQNTRQARVVAEIPNPDDVWRPGTFVTADVIISDADVPIGVPHAALQTIGGETVVFVRVPGGFEKRSVTVGAQDHRIIEITAGLQAGEEIAVANTFVLKAEIGRSRMQD, via the coding sequence ATGCCGCCCGCAGAGCCGGTTGCCGGGACGCAGCCGCAAAGGCAGGTCGAGGCAGGCCCGGACCGCCAGGAAACCAACATCCTCAAGCTCAGCGATGAGCGGATCGCGTTGGCTCGCATTCCGACCGCTCCTGCGCGCGCGGAACAACTGCAGCGGCATATTTCGGTGACTGGCACCATAGTTCCGGCGGGAGATCGCATCACGCGCGTTCCGGTCAAGGTCGCCGGAACAATATCAGAGCTTCGCAAGCGGCTCGGCGATACGGTCCAGCGTGGTGAAGTGGTCGCGGTCATCGATAGCCGCGAGATCGCTGATGTGCGGAGCGAATTTCTCGCGTCCGGAGTGAACCTTACGCTTCAGCGCCTTGCATATGAGCGGACCCAGTCCCTTTGGGAACGGCGCGTCACGGCAGAGCAGCAGTACATTCAGGCAAGGGCGACCTATCAGGAGGCGCAGCTGCGCCACGATCTCGCTCGCCAGAAACTACTGGCTCTCGGCCTTGACCCCAATGATGTCTCAGTCCCCGCCCCGGGTGATGTGGCAACGGAGAGTGTGTCTCGCCTTCGCCAATATCCGGTCCTTGCTCTTGCGGGCGGGCGGGTCGTCGAGAGACGCGTTGATGTCGGCGCATCTGTTGGCCAGCAGAATGACCCGACGGAAATTTACACGATTGCAGACTTGTCGACTGTCTGGATCGAGCTTGCGGTGTCGCTACCAGACCTGCCTCAACTTCGGTCGGGTCAGCGTGTGGCAGCAATTGCGACCATGGGAAGCGCGGCTGGCCAGCAGGAGGGCAAGATCGCGTTCGTCAGTCCGCTTCTTGATCAAAACACCCGCCAAGCCCGCGTTGTGGCTGAAATCCCGAACCCCGACGATGTCTGGCGCCCTGGCACGTTTGTAACTGCCGACGTGATCATCAGCGATGCTGACGTGCCGATCGGGGTGCCGCATGCTGCTCTACAGACGATTGGTGGCGAGACCGTTGTGTTTGTGCGGGTCCCAGGGGGCTTCGAGAAGCGAAGCGTTACGGTTGGAGCCCAAGACCACCGCATTATCGAGATCACAGCAGGGCTCCAGGCCGGCGAAGAGATCGCTGTAGCCAATACGTTCGTCCTCAAGGCTGAAATCGGCCGCTCGCGGATGCAGGATTGA
- a CDS encoding transposase → MTGSYPKSEVLPGPQRRRRWTVTEKLEMVAETNEPGSSVSLVARRHGVSPNQLFTWRRLAEQGALTATRAEEE, encoded by the coding sequence ATGACTGGTTCTTATCCGAAGAGTGAGGTCCTTCCCGGACCACAGCGCCGGCGCCGATGGACGGTGACGGAGAAGCTGGAGATGGTCGCCGAGACCAATGAGCCGGGCTCGTCGGTGAGCCTGGTGGCCCGCCGTCACGGTGTATCGCCCAACCAGCTCTTCACCTGGCGGCGGCTTGCCGAGCAAGGCGCTCTGACGGCAACGCGGGCCGAGGAGGAG
- a CDS encoding IS3 family transposase (programmed frameshift) has product MKTSKFTEAQIAFVLKQAEDGAPIAEVCRKAGISDATFYNWRKKYAGLMPSEMKRLRQLEEENAKLKRIVADLSLDKAMLQDVFGKKALRPARKRELVDKVRSDWKVSARRACATLRIDRGLYVYKSKRGTQAELKQRIKEICETRVRYGYRRVHVLLRRDGWAVNPKWIYRLYKELGLQLRNKVPKRRVKAKLRDDRRAATRTNETWAMDFVHDQLATGRKIRVLTIVDTFSRFSPAVDARFSYRGEDVVLTLERVCAALGYPATIRVDQGSEFVSRDLDLWAYQKGVILDFSRPGKPTDNGFIESFNGKFRAECLNTHWFMSLDDARSKMEAWRRDYNEVRPHSAIGNKPPIALMNGSPALPPA; this is encoded by the exons ATGAAGACGTCGAAGTTCACGGAGGCGCAGATCGCCTTCGTGCTGAAGCAGGCGGAGGACGGTGCGCCGATCGCGGAGGTCTGCCGGAAGGCGGGGATCTCCGACGCCACCTTTTACAATTGGCGGAAGAAGTATGCCGGGTTGATGCCGTCGGAGATGAAGCGGCTGCGTCAGCTCGAGGAGGAGAACGCCAAGCTGAAGCGGATCGTCGCCGACCTGTCCCTGGACAAGGCCATGCTCCAGGACGTTT TCGGCAAAAAAGCTCTGAGGCCAGCGCGCAAGCGGGAGCTTGTGGACAAGGTCCGCAGTGATTGGAAGGTGTCGGCCAGGCGCGCCTGCGCCACCCTTCGGATCGATCGGGGTCTTTACGTCTACAAGTCGAAGCGTGGCACGCAGGCCGAGCTGAAGCAGCGCATCAAGGAGATCTGTGAGACGCGGGTACGGTACGGCTATCGCCGGGTCCACGTCTTGCTGCGCAGAGACGGATGGGCGGTCAATCCGAAGTGGATTTATCGTCTTTACAAGGAGTTGGGGCTGCAATTGCGCAACAAGGTGCCCAAGCGCCGGGTGAAGGCGAAGCTGCGGGACGATCGCCGGGCGGCCACGCGAACGAACGAGACCTGGGCCATGGACTTCGTTCACGACCAACTGGCGACCGGGCGGAAGATCCGCGTGCTGACGATCGTTGATACCTTCTCCCGGTTCTCACCGGCGGTGGATGCGCGGTTCAGCTACCGGGGCGAGGACGTGGTGCTGACCCTTGAACGGGTCTGTGCTGCCCTCGGCTATCCAGCGACGATCCGGGTTGACCAAGGCTCGGAGTTCGTCAGCCGTGATCTCGATCTGTGGGCCTATCAGAAGGGCGTCATCCTCGACTTCTCCCGGCCCGGCAAGCCGACCGACAACGGCTTCATCGAGTCGTTCAATGGCAAGTTCCGGGCGGAGTGCCTGAACACCCACTGGTTCATGAGCCTTGACGACGCACGATCGAAAATGGAGGCTTGGCGTAGAGACTACAACGAGGTCCGGCCACACAGCGCCATTGGCAATAAGCCCCCGATCGCGCTGATGAATGGCTCTCCGGCACTCCCGCCGGCATGA
- a CDS encoding TniB family NTP-binding protein, producing MDHLDPAVQALVTEPIETRIYQFWPRIFVTTPTVELVFKELDRLFLRGDQARSPNLLIWGDSNVGKTALLERYVRRKMQKAEQEGDVRPTGYANIPAIMISMPTDNNRTEFFELILTRLGRAFNPYGRNEALPVMTRRLMEEVGLRLAIFDEIHNIIPTNDAKDEMLRQIKELSNKIRRPMVLSGTREAYSFISSSRELTERFYAIEIPKVQKGNDFTAFLNTMEAIIPLKRASHLSEDRMAEMLYNLSEGLPGRLSELLFHATVAAVETKVERITAKNLTETIYAQNIIARQGAARTLAPAPYE from the coding sequence TTGGACCATCTTGATCCCGCTGTGCAGGCACTGGTCACCGAACCGATCGAAACCCGGATCTATCAGTTCTGGCCGCGGATCTTTGTGACCACCCCTACGGTCGAGTTGGTCTTCAAGGAGCTCGACAGACTGTTCCTGCGCGGTGATCAAGCCCGCTCACCCAATCTACTGATCTGGGGAGACTCCAACGTCGGCAAAACGGCGCTGCTCGAGCGATATGTCAGACGGAAGATGCAAAAAGCAGAGCAAGAAGGGGACGTACGACCAACTGGTTATGCGAACATCCCGGCGATCATGATCTCCATGCCGACCGACAACAATCGGACGGAGTTCTTCGAATTGATCCTCACGCGGCTTGGTCGCGCGTTCAACCCTTACGGCAGGAATGAGGCCCTGCCGGTGATGACTCGCCGATTGATGGAGGAGGTGGGCCTGCGTCTCGCGATTTTCGACGAGATCCACAACATCATCCCAACGAATGACGCCAAAGACGAAATGCTCCGGCAAATTAAGGAGCTGTCTAACAAGATCCGTCGGCCTATGGTCTTGTCCGGTACACGCGAGGCTTACAGCTTCATCTCTAGCAGCCGCGAGCTGACGGAACGCTTCTATGCTATCGAAATCCCGAAGGTCCAGAAAGGGAACGACTTCACAGCCTTCCTGAACACCATGGAGGCGATCATCCCACTCAAAAGGGCATCCCATCTTTCCGAAGATCGAATGGCCGAAATGCTCTACAATCTGTCGGAGGGGCTACCTGGCCGGCTCTCTGAGCTTCTGTTCCATGCCACCGTGGCGGCCGTAGAAACCAAAGTAGAGAGGATCACTGCAAAGAACCTTACGGAAACCATTTACGCGCAGAATATCATCGCAAGACAGGGAGCAGCCCGCACTCTGGCACCCGCACCTTATGAGTAA
- a CDS encoding helix-turn-helix transcriptional regulator, whose product MSETSNQMFSSATYAATRAKLRGFLVSQNSHYIGAISMIACVMFFTLDITLDVVRISNGEFIFTTYDTAHFALEIIAVLCLIYAFLNILGRLKLARLQIDDARSKLEAVRKDFRDIFDDKCKKWALTAAERDVAILLLKGLPLAEIAEARNTAVGTVKAQSSTIFRKASVRSRPELMSVILDDFLELSDR is encoded by the coding sequence ATGAGTGAGACAAGCAATCAGATGTTCTCTTCTGCTACGTATGCCGCCACTAGAGCCAAATTGCGTGGTTTCCTAGTTTCCCAAAATTCACATTATATTGGCGCGATATCGATGATCGCGTGTGTTATGTTTTTTACGCTTGATATAACTCTCGATGTTGTCAGAATATCGAACGGTGAGTTTATATTTACAACCTATGATACTGCACATTTTGCTCTCGAAATCATTGCGGTCCTTTGTCTTATATACGCGTTCCTGAACATCCTGGGGCGACTTAAACTAGCGCGGCTGCAAATAGACGACGCGAGATCCAAACTTGAGGCGGTGCGCAAGGACTTTCGGGACATTTTCGACGACAAATGCAAAAAATGGGCATTGACCGCCGCCGAACGCGATGTCGCGATCCTGCTCCTAAAGGGCCTGCCACTGGCTGAAATCGCCGAGGCGAGAAACACTGCCGTAGGTACGGTAAAAGCGCAGTCCTCGACGATTTTCCGGAAGGCTTCCGTCCGTTCCCGGCCGGAGCTCATGAGCGTCATCCTCGACGATTTTTTAGAACTGTCTGACCGCTAG
- a CDS encoding TniQ family protein, translating to MFTSRFAFRPPPLPDELLSSWIQRTATGMLFLPYAFVHTYWQSEPPVLSRDIDLLGDPRVIAGMAVGTGTNPAVAASTTLTAFDGRLFADCGARGIYPWVLPVGVRNRDRKLPGQQYCPHCLSSDERPYLRKQWRLAVMSVCVVHSQVLLDRCSRCASPLMPFRSRALHVCWNCNRDLRHAKGQPPNQDAIRFNALADDALHAGWGRLGASTFHYSPILFSVLRQLGRNIISGPRSQRLRTVLGRQTDISDRPFNFEGGREEVEFLSSAERHRMHALIMALADNWPYNYVSSMSEAGMWHSWALRDMRSVPFALRTIVDQGLRPRTYSPPVEEVRAAARYLAKRRIGVSGRDLRRLIGDSIHTQEALATIAAPTLAAELEPPEFVSLPQD from the coding sequence ATGTTCACGTCGCGTTTTGCTTTCAGACCACCTCCGCTTCCGGATGAACTTTTGTCGTCGTGGATCCAGAGGACCGCGACAGGGATGCTGTTCCTCCCTTATGCTTTCGTGCACACCTACTGGCAGTCGGAGCCTCCGGTTCTTAGCCGAGATATCGACCTGCTGGGGGATCCACGGGTCATCGCCGGTATGGCCGTCGGGACCGGAACGAACCCAGCGGTCGCAGCATCTACAACCCTCACAGCCTTTGATGGTCGCCTCTTCGCGGACTGCGGTGCACGAGGCATTTATCCATGGGTGTTGCCCGTGGGTGTACGCAATCGCGACCGTAAGCTGCCAGGGCAGCAATACTGCCCACACTGTCTCTCGAGCGACGAACGCCCGTATCTGCGCAAGCAATGGCGACTTGCGGTGATGTCCGTCTGCGTCGTCCACAGCCAGGTTCTCCTCGACCGCTGCAGCCGCTGCGCATCGCCCCTTATGCCATTCCGGTCGCGCGCGCTTCACGTCTGCTGGAACTGCAACCGCGATCTCCGTCATGCCAAAGGCCAACCGCCAAACCAGGACGCCATCCGGTTCAACGCGCTTGCAGACGACGCCCTGCATGCTGGATGGGGCCGCCTCGGCGCCTCGACGTTCCACTACAGCCCCATCCTGTTTAGCGTCCTGAGGCAGCTTGGACGGAACATCATCTCCGGGCCGAGATCACAGCGGCTCAGGACGGTACTCGGCCGACAAACGGATATCAGTGACAGACCGTTCAACTTCGAAGGCGGGCGCGAGGAGGTCGAGTTCCTCAGCTCCGCCGAACGCCACCGCATGCACGCCCTGATCATGGCCTTGGCAGACAACTGGCCTTACAATTACGTCAGCTCTATGTCCGAAGCCGGGATGTGGCATTCATGGGCCCTGCGCGACATGCGCAGCGTCCCGTTCGCGCTCAGAACAATTGTCGATCAGGGACTGCGGCCAAGAACCTACAGCCCGCCAGTTGAGGAAGTCAGGGCAGCGGCCCGCTATCTCGCCAAGCGCAGGATCGGTGTGAGCGGCCGCGACCTGCGGCGCCTGATCGGAGATAGCATTCACACCCAAGAAGCGCTGGCAACGATCGCTGCACCAACTCTTGCAGCCGAGCTAGAGCCCCCGGAGTTCGTCTCTCTTCCGCAGGACTGA